acaaaaattgacagaattaatatttaaatttgtctatgaaaaattacctaatttctaaaaaatttgaTCAATCAAAGTAATTCATGAAAGATATAACTATAAGTTAAATTAGTCTTTTCATCATTTAGAGGGAAACAACATGATGACAAAAATGAATTTTGAGTATTAACCGGAAATaaattctctcaattttttttaacaattgagagATTTAAATGTAATTTCTCACTATTAATTTTGTAAGTGGgatcaaaataaatatgagagagaaaacaataaaaggTTAGAGATTACATTTTATAcgctcaattttttttaacaattaagagGATCCATTTCCGTATTAACCCAAAAGTGATAGGATGACTTGTTTTGACAAAACTTTCGCAAACAAAAATCCATTCCGAATCTATTCAAGGCAAACACTTCCAAAACTACTAATTATACATGTAACTAAAGTTTTAGACCTCTTCTAtttcaagagctcattgaattcattcttttctttaaaaaaaaaataaaaggataggTTTTCATCAAATTTACAAGCCCCAACTTATTGGAATGTGCTACGAGCACACAACACAATAACCTTCACTTGGCTGGTCTCCATCCTTTCCTACCACCCCTACCACCACCATGAAATGTTTTCCCTCCATTATTACTAGCAGATGCACCCGGATGAAATTGAGGAGGACCACCTCGATTAGGACTAGATTGTGCCGACAATTCATTGTGTGGAAAACCCTGTTGCACCATAGGTGGTTGCTGAATCTGCGGGAAGGGTGGGGAGTTCAACCCAAATGCCATTTGGTTTTGAGCCATAAGCCCCTGCGCATATATGGCGGCTTGTGCAAGTATATTTTGCTGGACCACCCCAGGCAACATTGCTCCCTGAGGCAACTGCTGTTGAAATGGAACTCCGGGCATTGCCATTGGCAACTGATGAGGAAATTGAGTGTTTTGCGGGCACCAAGGCATGCCATTCGTTGGAAATATGTTAGGAATAACAGTAGGCAATGGCTGCTGCAGAAGTGTTGCCCCATTTGTCCAAACTCCATTGGGTGGGATGTTAGGACCTGCGTTTGAGTTTGGAATCGGAAATGGTGGAAATGCAGAAGTTCCGGCAAAAGGGCCTTGTCCTTGGCCTGGAAAAGGTAAACAATTTCTGCGATCATGAGGTGGTGCGGCAGGTGGAGCAGATGCTTTGGGGATGGAAGTTACCGCATGCTTTTGTGGTGAAACcttctttttattatgtttaCTCTTACTAGGATTTTGATCATTTGGACCTCTCTTGGCCATTCTTTGCATTCTCCTGTATTCCGCTTCCTTCTCATCATCTGAAAACTCTAATTCATCGGACAACTCTTCGTCGTTTGCACCAGATGCATCATAACCTTTCTTGTAAAGATCCTTGTTATTAAGCACATAATTGGCGAATTCAGGGACGAATGAGATTGAGGTTCCCCCTTGGACCTCAGTTGGTACTTCATTTTCGGAATTGTACCTCACAACATAATATGGGTTTTTGACTGGTCCAAAGATTTCATCAATTAATCCTAGTGGTTTTCTACTTTCAGTTATCCAGAGGATAGAACCTTCGCTAAGAGGATCATGCTTCTCAACTCCTTCCACAATGACCTTAGCACCGAGTTTCTGTAAAATGAGAAACTTGAGAGATTATTCCGACAATAAACTATACCCTACTAATCTATTTCCACTGGTCATACGCTAAAACAAACACCTAATTCAAACAGAGGGTCACCGAGCAACTAAAGAAATTAACGAAATCAACAAAGTGTGTAATAGATTGctcatttcatttcttttaataGTACCAAGGTTCTTGTGAGCTTACCGACATAACAACTCCCACTGGCCGCATCTGATGACTTGGTTCTAAGATCACATTAATCGGGGGTACTGGAGGGAGATCCTGCAAAAGTTTACACCAATCAAAAGAAATCCCAAAAGCAAAACAAACTTGCAGAATTGCACAAAGCTAGACCTAAAGTTACTCAAACTGGATGCATGTATCATGCTCAATACAAAGCATTCTTCATCATTAATTCAACATTGCATCAACTGTCAAgggattttcaaattttcttttgtattaCATTCTAATTTCCATTGCTTCCAACTTAATAGAAACTTTCAAAACAATATCCGAAACAAAATATTCCCCCTGAACAAaccaaacaaaaacaaagatcTTTGAACTGAAATCAAAACAATCCAATCCTGAGTTCCCCACTACAACATTTATGTCATGTGAAAATCCCACACAAGAAAAGACATAATACATGCTACAGAGCCTGTATCAGAAGAGCTCAAAGTCGAAAGAGTAACCAGTGCTAATATCAAACTGATTAAACATGACAAgaacataacaaaaaatttcTCAGCAAATTTAAACTCATCAGTGTATATGCATAAAGTTCCTATGCGACCAGCATCACATTTACAAACATCTTTAGTTACTAAATAGCTAATAGTTTAATTTACCTTCTCTGTTAAAAGCAGCAataaaagattatatttttttttccaatgaAGCAgcattaaaacaaataaaatccaaaatctAAATAGCAAATATAATCAATAAGAGTCATACCTCAAGTTCATTCTTTGATTTAATGGGTTCTCCTCCTCCAACATCagcttcatcatcatcaccgtCACCACCATCATCTTCCATGATCCAACTAACCATCTtttctccatcatcatcatcatcggaaCCATCAATCTCACCTTCTTCAACTTCTACGTCAGCATCAGCATCTTCCCcattctcttcctcctcctcatcatcatcatcactgtCACTATCCCCGCTACCGCTTTCCTCagaacttgaagaagaagactcCGACGATGATGACGTGGAACTCTCAGACTCTTCATCACTTTCACTCTCGGCTTCAATTTCAGCTTTAACTTCTGCTTCAGAGGCACCCAATAAGCTGATTTTCTCTACGGCTTCCTCAATGGCGCACCCCAAAGTCTCAACCTTTTCACAGTTCGACTTTATGGGTCCATTGGAATTCGGATCGAGACCCGACCCGTTTGTATCGGCGAGTGGAACACCATCGGTGTTGTTGGTCGTGGTGGCGGCGCTGTGTTGGGAATCCATAACAGAAATAGTTATGTGCTACTGTTGGGTTAGAAAGCAACAAAACTATATTGAATggaggaatgaagaatgaagagCGGGAAAGGCTTCAACGTTGAAAGTGAAGAGTGTAGTCCCTGGTGCGGTTTGTATTTGCGTTCTGATTTGGATGCTTAAACCCTAGCGCTCGAGGTTTTTGATAAAAGCAGTTAAAACGAAGGAACATCAATTATGTTTACCCTACGTCGTCGTTTTGTTTATGCTCCCTTTTAATTTTGAGTAATTCTCCACGTACAACTGATTTTCATACAAgtcatacaagtcatttataaATACGTCGTTTTACGTTTTTTTTgtgtctctttttcttcttcttctttctccgtgcttcctcttcctctttttcttcttcttctttctctgtgtctctttttcttcttttcctccctctttttttattgaaatttcttctcctcttttcgttttctctttctccttcgtcaaaatcaccagaaaaaacgaaaaaacattattcaaggtacgtttcttgccttctctttctctttcttcttcttcttgctacacgttcttcttcctcttcctgttcttcttcttcatttacgtgcttttctctttgttttctttcttcgttattctcggtttccattgttttttgacatcaaatcgtttttgaaaaagaagcagcagcagaagatgaggaggaaaaagagaaagagttttgaattatgcataaggtgtacttcaacaaattttgggtgtatttcttaaattctttgggtgtatttttgtaatcctttgggtgtattgatttcaagaagaaatatactgtctcTCCCTATAttaggtgtatttcttaaatcctttgggtgtatttctataatcttttgggtgtatttctgtcgtttggtttatttctgtaactatttgggtgtatttctgtaatcctttggatgtatttctataatcgtttgggtgtatttttgtaatcgttcgggtgtatttctgaagttccatcatcttcaaaataatttcaaaacttgatttcaaaaaccatgaaaatcgaaaaaaaagaaggagatcgaaggcaaagagagaacgttttttcatacaaatcatacaagtcatttatattcacgcttcttcttcttctgtaacGCACGTGTTAGGcccaacttgtaagacttgtaaatAAAAATGACTTGTATATGTAGcacttctcttttatttttgctCCCTCTAAGAGAGGTAATTACTATTGTGCCTAAAAGGTGATGCCAAAGCTGGCAACATATATATTACTGGCAGCAGGTATCCAATtcgctaaaaataaaataggatgcaGTGCGAATTTTGAcatgtataataaaaaaaagtgagtattaaattcacaaatccttttttttgtaaaaacttaaactaatctactaaattaattatttaaattactaatttagtatatttgttatttaaaaataagaaaaaatttttatttgtatccataaaagatgaaaatactgACATATGTAGCCACACTAGATCGAAACTAAATTTGTATCCACACAAGATACCTTCCGTGTGACAAGACAGGATACTTTTGTCACACGGAAGATATCTTGTATGAATACAAGTTTAGTTTCGATTTAGTGTGGGTACATATGTCAGTATTTTTATCTTCTATAGGTACAAATagttatttattcttaaaaataatattgtaaAAACTTAGAATTATAAAAAGAGTGAcaagatatttatttttgtttgttattttaatattattaagaaCTTAATAATCAtactatttataattttatattaaattttttaaaatttattatttttaattttaatttgagcttaattttttattttttattttattaatatatacgAAATGTgaaatgattgaattttatattattttagaaaaatttaatttttttgcggGTAAGATCGAATAAGATAGAGTTAAGAACTTTAAGGTGCGAGTAGGGTTATgattgagagattctcaactcGAGAGTATGGTAgagttgaaaaattttcaactcGCAGGTAGAATTAGAGTAGAGTCCAAACCCTATCATACCCTACCAATTGTCTGCTCTAATGATGCTTAATTtacccaaaaaattaaaaattaatatttaatttaaaaagtataaaagtaaataattttaaaaatttaaaatttactacaaaaaaataagttatgcAAAATTTAGATACCAACTCATAGGCACTATAGAATTAGACTTTAAACAAACACCTAGATAAACTAATGGATAAGCTCTTTTTAAAACAGTGATGCTATACAGCCATGTAATTTTGTATCTAAGTTCTTGGCCCAACACCAAAAAAAACCAATACCATTAAATGAAATGTGAAATACACGCGCCCAACACACACGAAatacttcttctcttcttcttctcttctccatcacgcttcttcttcttctcttcttcttcttcttcttcttctcccgcgcttcttcttcttattcttcttattcttcttcttctcacgcTCGTTTACGCATGGAGCGTCTTCTTCTTCGCCTTTTTCTTCGcattcctcctcctcttcattctccttcttctttttcgtgttctttcttcttcacgtATTTTCTCCTTATCataattcttttgttgttgttgttgctgtatttttttttgtcttttcctctttctctctctagtgaagaagcagtagaatgtgaggaggaagagttttgaattgtgcagaaCAGAAATGAACCAAACATGTtattatggtgaaacaattgtataatactaaatgaatgaaacattatccattatataaattcaaatttaaacatctttatttctgcataatgaactgaatacgtactcatgatgaaacaattgtataatactgagtgaacgaaacatagtccattatataaaatcaaattcaaacagctttctgTATAATGAACTGAACAGTACTCATGATAAaataattgtatagtactgagtgaacaaaacataatctattatataaaatcaaattcgaaCAGCTTTTTATATAATGAACCAAACAtgtactcatggtgaaacaattgtatagtattgAGTGAacaaaacataatccattatataaaatcaaattcaaacagctttctatataatgaaccgaacacagtactcatggtgaaacaattgtatagtactaagtGAACGAaatataatccattatataaaatcaaattcaaatagattatcaattcaattcaattcaattcaaattagcaattgcattccattcaattcgattcaaaattgaataatccaaacttCGTCAGTGTGATTTGTTTTAGAAGAATAATCCAAATTGCTCTtattcaactgatttgaagttgagTCATTCATTATTTCAATTCAGAAGTGCAGATCgaagaagaataggaagaaGATAAATGCAACGTAACCAGATTGAAAGAAGAAAACGACAAGATGAACGTGACCAGAGGAGAACGACGAAGGCAATGCAGATCAATAAGGGAGAACGCGAGCATATTTACGTTGAGCAAAGCTTTAGGTTGTAGCACGTTATATGTAGCGCGTGTATGACAAACGAGTGAGGGGGGATAGAAGTGTGTCTGACCAATATTGCTTGGATAACTTggatgtattttttatatagatgtagagcattattattttttaaaatgatgtGATTATAAAGTAATAAAGTATTTGTTTGGATGTCattaaattattagttttttaatatatttgacaaaattttaataataaaaataaaaatactaaaaaataaaaaataaaatacttactaaataaaaatatatttttatataatatatctaaatataaaattaggggCTATACTACacatttaagtattttttcatCTAAGTTTTATACAAGTAGGTCTAACACCAACAAAAATCATTCTCATTAAAAGAGTGACATTACACGTGCTTCTTCTCCCCCCcggcgcttcttcttcttctcttccccgcgcttcttcttcttcttcttcttcttatttcaaATGCACGCATAcgtcaccttcttcttctttcaaattcatgtatatctcctcctcctcctcctcctccttcttcccttcttctttcattatcgtcatcaccaacaacaccaatattttgctaatggattatttttttcaactgaattgaatggaatgcaattactaaattgaattgaattgaattgaatggacgcATGTGTTATgaatctgaattgaattgataatctctacatcgaatttgattttatataagggattatgtttcgttcattcagtactatacaattgtttcaccatgagtacgtgttcggttcattatgcagaaagctgtttgaatttaattttatataatggattttGTTTCGTTCATTcaatactatacaattgtttcatcatgagtacgtgttcggttcattatgcagaaagctatttaaatttgattttatataatggattatgtttcattcatttagtactatacaattgtttcaccataataATATGTTCGGTTCATTACTGTTCTgtacaattcaaaactctttctccgcaccttctactgcttcttcaccaagaagagaaggagaaaaatacaaaaaaaaatacagtaGCAACAACATCAAAAGAATGACGCTAAGGAGAAAAccgtgaagaagaaggaacgcaaaaaagaaggaggagaatgaGGAACGCGAAGAAGAAGTCGAAGAAGAAGACGCTCCGTGCGTAAATGAGCGTGAGAAGAAGAATcatgggagaagaagaagaagaagaagtgcagGGGAGatgagaagaaggagaagagaagaagcatGAGGAAAGAAGAAAGCGGAAAAAGCGCGTGACCTAAAATTATTTGGATGAACATGGATGTCAAAATTGTTTAGATGTGGAGaatatttctaaaattaattttacttttttaaaagatcttataaaaaaagattacttgaaaaaaatcttttcGTAAAAACTCGcccaaataaactcaaaattAGATTTTACAGTATTTTTAATAGGGGTGGCAAAAGGGCTGAATCCGCTAAAAAGGATGGGTCGAGCTAAGATTTGAAACCcgctaaataaaaaaatattcgcAAGTTTTTGCGGGGTGCAGTGGGCTGCTCCACTGGATTAAAggttgttttattttctatttatattaaataaaagagatatCAGTGCtacaaaaattaacaattatataattttaaacatatattttttatttttttatttttttaattattaactttgtttattttatttatattcatatatacgctcaaattatgtgacttatttttcaaaataaagatgattttattgacgatattattttaaacaattatattaaagttaaaattaaaaaaaaagtaaaaaaaatattgtaatttgactattttttatttgtatttaatttttaattatattttttattaatttttaatttattttaaagaagGAGTTAAGTGGGCTAGCCCATCAACCTATAAGATGAGTTAGCATTAGCATCTTAAACCCACTTTACCAGCCTACCCCATTTTTAGAATAGGCCTTGGCGGGGTGGGCGGAGTGGGGCTGACTTTTTGCTTTGTCATCTCTAATCTTCAATGTTAACTTTTATTTCAGTTTTGTTTTAGATCTCACAAAGTATTATATTAGTATTTGTAGGATCCTGTATAATAAGAGTCTTGCTACACATTCAAGCATTTTAGCAACTAAGTtggatcaaataaaaaaaaaatcaatttcattAGTAAAAGTGTGTTATATATGCTCCAACTCTCTACTAACGCAAGCGACAAAACATTTAACTTACCGTGCTCTTTAATATGAATACATTCTAAAAAAACGGTTTCTAGAAATTTTAAACCACTCTCAAAATCTTTGTaaaaactcagaaaaattcttTACGCtagatttgaaattttcaacaaaaaatacTGAAAAAAAGACAATACATTATTGAAGGTAATAAGAATCTAAGTTGTCAATTTCTATTTACCTTTTGCTTATTCTCTTGTATTCTGTCTCGTGAAGCACTAGATACTCATATTTCTGTGGCTAATTGAGTCTTATTTGTTTGCTtgttttgaattgagtttgTGTGTCGTAATCACTAACTACTTTCGGTGGCAAAAAACATGCATTATGACACAGGCTCTTGAATATGCTTTGTGAGTACTTTCAAAACTAAtatgaaaaagtataaaattaggGATGATCCAAAATTTCTCTGttacaccaccttgagtcttcacactagttgtagcCTCATCATACATGTTTTTAATTACACGAATATATGCAATtcttactctcttcttttccaaAACCTTCCATAAAACCTCCATTGACACTCTATcgtacgctttttccaaatcaataaacaccatatatAGATTCTTTTTATTACTatgatacctctccatcatcatTTTTAACATGTATGTAGCTTTCTGCCTGGcataaaattaaattggttttctgatctgttacttgtgtctcttgtcTTAATttccgttctatcacccttttcCATAATTTCATGATATAACTCATGAATTTgatctttctatatttttcgcAACTCTTTATATCCCCTTATTTTTGTATATAGGTATCAAGTTGTTATTTCTCCACTCATCTCATATgtttttttacattaaaatctattaaaaaaCTTGATTAACATGCCtttcataaaatcaaaattttatttaaaccttattttttatcttaataaaatttaataaaataacaaaaaagagaaattttattCCAATTTCAATTAAAGTATAAAAGTTAGCTATAAGGATAATTATAATTACATATAGACACATAAAACTATTATGCTTTTTTAAATAAGTTCAGTGAAAAGTTAGCTAAGTTAGataattttgttgaaattattgaaaatttaacTAAGTTGGCTAATCTTATTAATATTATAGtattacaaaaaaaagttatataacTAAAACTTCAACtgtaaaatatttacaaaaatacttATATTTAAATAGTATTgtgaaaagttaaaaataaattaatgtgaagattaattttattcataatattcAATTTTAGACACTAAAATAAATACATCCTTATAAATTTATAGGCCAATTTAAtgtacttaaataaataatattataatatgtgATACGATTATCCGTATCAGCAACTCGATaacgaaaaatgaaaaattaaagtgATGCACTTTTTGTCATTCAGATTTGTTCAATTGGGGTGCATAAATCTCTTCCAGTGTTACCCACTACAACTATAGTCACCATGCAACTCCCCAATTTATAATGCTGAAAGCTGTCATCTGACAGTATCACCAAATATTTACTGTCCACTAATAACTTTTCGCTATGCATTATTGGACTGGACATCTATACTGGTGGAAAGCTGAACTGCTCATGCTTAATTTCTCCACATAATTAATATAGCTGGTTGTGCGCCATGTGAATCAATACTTCAACAGCATTGAAACTGTACTGCTCCTGAATTAAGATCGGTTCTCGCACCCAAAACTGATGAGAGAATAAAAAATGGTCATGGAGGGAGGAACATATTTGATCCATGTGGTCTGCCTTATGCATATTGCTTACTTTCATtttcaatttccaaataaataATTGATACACATTTTCAGCATTTTAAGCTACCTCAATTCTTGTTCAATCCGCCTCCTTATAGTTGCAAGTTGCAACTCTCAAACAAATAATATGTAATagtaaagaacaaaaaaatgcaCAAAGGCACAGATAGAAGCGATCATGATTCTCAAATTAACATGGAAGTGATTGACTACAACAtataatgaagaaaaagaataattagCAAACACAAAAAAAGCAGAAGATAAATTAGACTACTAACTACTCATAGTTGGTGAAGTTCATGGTGAACTTCTATTCAAATCCATCTCAATGTATGTTGTAAAGAACAGAAAGAAGTCAAATTGCATTTCACGATTGGATGACGATGATGGTGGGTGGAGGGACTAATGGTAGGAGCGAAGAACAGCACCGCAAAAAGTGCAGATAATGGCTCTCCAAGACTTGCAGTAAAAGGGAACACAGCAAAACCTGGTGGCGGTTTTCATGTCGGCCACGCTAGCTCCACCGCCGCACCGGCTGCATATTCCCGCCGCCGGTTTGCTCCTCCGTACTTTCCGCGTTTGGTCCACCAAGAAACAGAAGCATACCATGATGCTTTGCTTTGCTTAACTAGCTTCCTTATtcaactttctttttctttgagcCAAGTGAAGTGAGACAAAGAACGAGGATCGAAAAGCAAGGGCGTCGTTATGGGCTATTATATAGTAGT
The genomic region above belongs to Arachis duranensis cultivar V14167 chromosome 3, aradu.V14167.gnm2.J7QH, whole genome shotgun sequence and contains:
- the LOC107477976 gene encoding uncharacterized protein LOC107477976, which translates into the protein MVCFCFLVDQTRKVRRSKPAAGICSRCGGGASVADMKTATRFCCVPFYCKSWRAIICTFCGAVLRSYH
- the LOC107477899 gene encoding H/ACA ribonucleoprotein complex non-core subunit NAF1; protein product: MDSQHSAATTTNNTDGVPLADTNGSGLDPNSNGPIKSNCEKVETLGCAIEEAVEKISLLGASEAEVKAEIEAESESDEESESSTSSSSESSSSSSEESGSGDSDSDDDDEEEEENGEDADADVEVEEGEIDGSDDDDDGEKMVSWIMEDDGGDGDDDEADVGGGEPIKSKNELEDLPPVPPINVILEPSHQMRPVGVVMSKLGAKVIVEGVEKHDPLSEGSILWITESRKPLGLIDEIFGPVKNPYYVVRYNSENEVPTEVQGGTSISFVPEFANYVLNNKDLYKKGYDASGANDEELSDELEFSDDEKEAEYRRMQRMAKRGPNDQNPSKSKHNKKKVSPQKHAVTSIPKASAPPAAPPHDRRNCLPFPGQGQGPFAGTSAFPPFPIPNSNAGPNIPPNGVWTNGATLLQQPLPTVIPNIFPTNGMPWCPQNTQFPHQLPMAMPGVPFQQQLPQGAMLPGVVQQNILAQAAIYAQGLMAQNQMAFGLNSPPFPQIQQPPMVQQGFPHNELSAQSSPNRGGPPQFHPGASASNNGGKTFHGGGRGGRKGWRPAK